One Xyrauchen texanus isolate HMW12.3.18 chromosome 34, RBS_HiC_50CHRs, whole genome shotgun sequence genomic window carries:
- the tmsb gene encoding thymosin beta: protein MADKPNMTEITTFDKTKLRKTDTKEKNPLPTKETIEQERQGESMT from the exons ATGGCTGACAAACCCAACATGACAGAAATTACAACCTTTGATAAAACTAAACTCAGGAAGACAGACACCAAAGAAAAGAACCCTTTGCCAACTAAAGAAA CTATTGAACAGGAAAGGCAAGGAGAATCCATGACATAA